The following are encoded together in the Flavobacterium sp. TR2 genome:
- a CDS encoding XRE family transcriptional regulator — protein MSLFSDNIRALRVKHKISQEKLAESLSITRGRYVKYEDGTSEAPYDILKKIALYFHMSIDLILSVDIRKIDVQNLIKLEGNRLILPIQVDSFGENYIEIVSQKAKAGYLNGYADPEYIESLQQITLPFLGPGKHRGFPVEGDSMPPHEDGSIIIGRYVEKLGEVMDGKTYILITKNEGMVYKRLNKNKKNALVLESDNSFYPNYEVKASDILEIWEYECNIGRSDKKQETTETGEMKDLLLELKREVREIKNNTSNA, from the coding sequence ATGTCCTTATTTTCAGACAACATCAGAGCATTAAGGGTTAAGCATAAAATATCGCAGGAGAAATTAGCTGAAAGCCTTAGCATTACCAGAGGTAGATACGTAAAATACGAAGATGGAACTTCGGAAGCGCCGTATGACATTTTAAAGAAAATTGCATTATATTTTCATATGAGTATTGACTTGATATTATCTGTCGATATACGTAAAATTGATGTGCAAAATTTGATAAAACTGGAAGGTAACCGACTTATTTTACCCATTCAAGTAGATAGTTTTGGAGAAAATTATATCGAAATTGTATCTCAAAAAGCAAAAGCAGGTTACCTCAACGGATATGCTGATCCGGAATATATTGAAAGTTTACAGCAGATTACCCTTCCGTTTTTAGGCCCTGGAAAACATCGCGGATTTCCTGTTGAGGGAGATTCGATGCCTCCGCACGAAGACGGTTCGATTATTATTGGCCGTTATGTAGAAAAGCTGGGAGAGGTGATGGACGGAAAAACCTATATTCTGATTACCAAAAATGAAGGAATGGTTTATAAGCGCCTGAATAAAAATAAAAAGAACGCTTTGGTTTTAGAATCAGATAACAGCTTTTACCCGAATTATGAAGTGAAAGCGTCTGATATTCTGGAGATTTGGGAATATGAATGCAACATTGGCCGATCTGATAAAAAACAAGAAACGACGGAAACTGGCGAAATGAAAGATTTGCTTTTAGAACTGAAAAGGGAAGTTAGAGAGATTAAGAACAATACTTCGAATGCCTAA
- a CDS encoding phosphatase PAP2 family protein has protein sequence MFYKAILPIFLFVFFSANAQQNDSITKIDSTSNHLKFSYKQLIIPSVLIGYGVIGLESDQLLSFNSQIKKEVTEDIDEKITIDDFSQYAPAVSVYALNAFGVKGKNNMRDRSVILVTSYAIMATTVLSLKSIVHEERPDGSSNNSFPSGHTATAFMGAEFLYQEYKDKSIWYGIAGYAVATGTGLFRIYNNRHWLTDVAAGAGIGILSTKIAYWINPYITKKLFKSDSENKSTSMIMPFYNGQQYGLGFAKVF, from the coding sequence ATGTTTTACAAAGCGATTCTCCCCATATTTCTATTCGTTTTTTTTTCTGCGAATGCACAGCAAAATGATTCGATTACAAAAATTGACAGTACATCCAATCATTTAAAATTCAGTTACAAACAATTAATTATTCCGTCAGTTTTAATTGGCTATGGCGTTATTGGTCTAGAAAGTGATCAACTTCTGAGTTTCAACTCTCAAATTAAAAAAGAAGTGACTGAAGACATTGATGAGAAAATCACAATTGATGACTTTTCGCAATACGCGCCTGCAGTATCTGTTTATGCTTTGAATGCCTTTGGTGTTAAGGGTAAAAATAATATGCGCGATCGTTCAGTCATATTGGTTACTTCATACGCCATTATGGCGACAACGGTTTTGAGTTTAAAATCAATCGTACATGAAGAAAGGCCTGACGGAAGTTCGAATAACTCATTTCCTTCTGGACATACTGCAACGGCATTTATGGGTGCCGAATTTTTATATCAAGAATATAAAGACAAATCGATTTGGTACGGAATTGCAGGTTACGCCGTTGCAACCGGAACCGGACTTTTCAGAATTTACAACAACCGCCATTGGCTGACAGATGTTGCTGCTGGTGCTGGAATTGGGATTTTGAGTACCAAAATTGCGTATTGGATCAATCCGTATATCACTAAAAAGTTATTCAAGTCAGATTCTGAAAATAAATCGACTTCTATGATTATGCCTTTTTATAACGGCCAGCAATATGGTTTGGGATTTGCAAAAGTTTTTTAG
- a CDS encoding ATP-binding protein — protein sequence MRIKTKLNLGVGLLFLMIIILSLVSAYSVFLIKQDTENILKSNYNTLEYSRNMILALDGMKSGSKKTIQDFEENLEKQTRNITEPGEKQATEKLKASFVLLAKNNTDEAVKTQIRQDIFAIMKLNLDAIKQKSDIAKHSAETANLSIAIVGSLCFLIAFNLLVNLPNNIANPIKELTLSIKEIANKNYSERVHFTSHSEFGDLAKSFNTMAQKLEEYHDSNVYKLLFEKKRLETLINNMNDPIIGLDHEGIVLFVNDEALKIIGMKSEDIIGKPASELAVSNDLIRSLILKETEIPKKQPLKIFAHGKESYFEKEIHNITITPTGEEKEINIGDVIILRNITLFKELDFAKTNFIATVSHELKTPIASIKLSLQLLENEKTGDMNDDQKQLVESIKDDSQRLLKITGELLNLSQLETGNIQLNIGKSNPHEIVKYAVEAVKIQADQKQIQLVVDADENLKNVKADAEKTGWVLINYLSNAIRYSSEKSTILIKLKQENNQMVFQVIDTGKGIDTRYKDRVFDKYFQVPGSQKSGTGLGLAISKEFIEAQNGSVGVESNLGLGSTFWFSLKV from the coding sequence ATGAGAATTAAAACCAAATTGAATCTGGGTGTTGGATTGTTATTTTTAATGATCATCATTCTCTCGTTAGTGAGTGCTTATTCGGTTTTTCTGATTAAGCAGGACACTGAGAATATCCTGAAATCCAATTATAATACCCTGGAATATTCGCGAAATATGATTTTGGCTTTGGACGGAATGAAATCTGGGTCAAAAAAAACGATTCAGGATTTTGAGGAAAATCTCGAAAAGCAGACCCGAAATATTACAGAACCAGGTGAAAAACAAGCCACCGAAAAGCTGAAAGCCAGTTTTGTCCTTTTAGCAAAAAATAATACCGATGAAGCTGTAAAAACGCAGATTCGTCAGGATATTTTTGCGATTATGAAACTCAATCTGGACGCCATCAAACAGAAAAGCGACATTGCCAAACATTCGGCTGAAACGGCTAATTTATCAATTGCCATTGTAGGCTCTTTGTGCTTTTTGATTGCTTTTAATTTATTGGTTAATCTTCCAAATAATATTGCCAATCCGATTAAGGAATTAACGCTGAGTATCAAGGAAATTGCGAATAAAAATTATTCCGAACGTGTTCATTTTACAAGCCACAGCGAATTTGGAGATCTTGCGAAATCATTCAATACAATGGCGCAAAAACTCGAAGAATATCATGACAGCAATGTCTATAAACTTCTTTTTGAGAAAAAACGACTGGAAACGCTCATTAACAATATGAACGATCCTATTATTGGCTTGGACCATGAAGGAATTGTTTTATTTGTGAATGATGAAGCGCTGAAAATTATCGGTATGAAATCTGAGGATATTATCGGGAAACCTGCATCTGAATTGGCGGTTTCTAATGATTTGATTCGTTCTTTGATCCTGAAAGAAACTGAAATTCCGAAAAAACAGCCTCTCAAAATTTTTGCTCACGGAAAAGAAAGTTATTTTGAAAAAGAAATTCACAATATTACCATAACACCAACGGGCGAAGAAAAAGAAATCAATATCGGAGATGTAATTATTTTGCGAAATATTACGCTTTTTAAAGAATTGGATTTTGCTAAAACGAATTTTATTGCCACCGTTTCGCACGAATTAAAAACGCCGATTGCATCTATAAAACTAAGTCTTCAATTGCTTGAAAATGAAAAAACTGGCGATATGAACGACGACCAGAAACAATTGGTTGAAAGTATAAAAGATGACAGTCAGCGTTTGCTGAAAATTACAGGCGAATTGCTGAATTTATCACAATTGGAAACGGGAAATATTCAGCTGAATATTGGCAAAAGCAATCCGCATGAAATTGTGAAATATGCTGTAGAAGCAGTAAAAATTCAGGCAGATCAAAAACAGATTCAGTTAGTTGTTGATGCCGATGAAAACCTGAAAAATGTAAAAGCCGATGCAGAAAAAACCGGCTGGGTTTTAATTAATTATTTATCGAATGCGATTCGGTATTCGTCTGAAAAAAGCACAATTCTCATTAAACTAAAACAAGAAAACAATCAAATGGTTTTTCAAGTTATTGACACTGGAAAAGGAATTGACACAAGATACAAAGACAGAGTTTTCGATAAATATTTTCAGGTTCCGGGAAGCCAAAAATCGGGAACAGGATTAGGTTTGGCGATCAGCAAAGAATTTATTGAGGCTCAAAACGGAAGCGTTGGCGTAGAAAGCAATCTGGGATTGGGGAGCACGTTTTGGTTTTCGTTGAAGGTCTAA
- a CDS encoding sensor protein KdpD — protein MENENNNAQHFLDLIQKSRKGKFKIYIGMSAGVGKTFRMLQEAHSLLKNGIDVKIGYIETHMRKETHELLAGLPIIPRRTIFYKGKQLEELDVQAIINLRPEVVIVDELAHTNVEGSKNEKRWQDVLEILDAGINVISAVNIQHIESLNEDVKRITNIDVQERIPDNVLRLADEVVNIDLTSEDLIARLKEGKIYTADKIPTALANFFKSEQILQLRELALKEVASQVVRKVESEVPNLHALRHEKLLACISSNEKTAKIIIRKAARLATYYNGSWYVLYVETPKESSNRIALDKQRHLINNFKLAVQLGAEVIKVENSNITDAILKTVEEKQITTVCIGKPHFNLFKVILSTTIFRRLLNKLSLSNVDLVILS, from the coding sequence ATGGAAAACGAAAATAATAACGCACAGCATTTTCTGGATTTGATTCAGAAATCTCGGAAAGGGAAATTTAAAATCTACATTGGGATGAGCGCCGGTGTGGGCAAAACTTTTCGTATGCTTCAGGAAGCGCATTCGTTATTGAAAAACGGAATCGATGTCAAAATTGGCTACATCGAAACGCATATGCGGAAGGAAACCCATGAGTTATTGGCCGGTCTGCCGATTATTCCGAGGCGGACTATTTTTTATAAAGGAAAACAACTCGAAGAACTCGATGTTCAGGCAATCATCAACCTTAGACCAGAAGTGGTTATCGTTGATGAATTGGCGCATACCAATGTTGAAGGAAGCAAAAATGAAAAACGCTGGCAGGATGTTCTGGAGATTTTGGATGCTGGAATTAATGTGATTTCCGCAGTTAATATTCAGCATATTGAGAGTTTAAACGAAGATGTAAAACGGATTACCAATATTGATGTTCAGGAACGAATTCCCGACAACGTGCTGCGTCTGGCAGATGAAGTTGTCAATATCGATTTGACTTCGGAAGATTTGATTGCGCGTTTGAAGGAAGGAAAAATTTATACGGCAGATAAAATTCCGACCGCTTTGGCAAATTTCTTCAAATCAGAACAGATTCTTCAATTACGCGAATTGGCTTTGAAAGAAGTCGCCAGTCAGGTGGTTCGAAAAGTAGAAAGCGAAGTTCCAAACTTACACGCTTTACGGCACGAAAAATTGTTGGCTTGCATTAGCAGTAATGAAAAAACGGCCAAAATTATCATTAGAAAAGCGGCACGATTGGCAACTTATTACAACGGATCTTGGTATGTTTTGTATGTAGAAACACCAAAAGAAAGCAGTAATAGAATTGCACTCGACAAACAAAGACATTTAATTAATAACTTTAAACTCGCTGTGCAATTGGGAGCGGAAGTTATTAAAGTTGAAAATTCGAATATTACGGATGCTATTTTGAAAACGGTAGAAGAAAAACAAATTACAACTGTATGTATCGGGAAACCGCATTTTAATTTGTTTAAAGTAATTTTGTCTACAACAATTTTTAGACGTTTGCTGAACAAATTGTCTTTGTCAAACGTAGATCTTGTTATTCTGTCTTGA
- a CDS encoding porin, with protein sequence MKKIILTALIAFGFGNLHAQEESKSPFTFSGYIDAYYSYDFGKPENHTKPGFFYNYNRSNEVNLNLGLAKMNYSKGNVRANLALMAGTYAQYNMSAEQDLLQNVYEANVGVKISQKHDLWIDAGIMPSHIGFESAIGKDCANLTRSILAENSPYYEAGVKIGYTTDSGKWYLAAMYLNGWQRIQKIDGNQTPAFGTQVTYKPSDRIVLNWSTYIGNEQPDIDKKWRYFNNFYGQFKVAEKVNLTTGFDIGSQQSAKGSEKYDVWFAPVLILQYKPTDKIQLAARGEYYSDEKGVIIATETPNGFKTYGFSANFDYLITDNVMFRIEARNLSSKDEIFTRNNLPTDTNTFVTTSLAISF encoded by the coding sequence ATGAAAAAAATAATACTTACTGCTTTAATCGCTTTTGGTTTTGGCAATTTACACGCACAGGAAGAATCTAAAAGTCCGTTTACGTTTTCTGGATATATAGACGCTTATTACAGTTATGATTTTGGGAAACCAGAGAATCATACAAAACCGGGCTTTTTTTATAATTATAATCGAAGCAATGAAGTAAACCTGAATTTAGGTTTGGCGAAAATGAATTATTCAAAAGGAAATGTCCGAGCGAATTTGGCACTGATGGCGGGAACTTATGCACAATATAATATGTCGGCTGAGCAGGATTTGCTGCAAAATGTTTATGAAGCCAATGTTGGCGTGAAGATTTCGCAAAAACACGATCTATGGATTGATGCGGGAATTATGCCTTCGCATATTGGTTTTGAAAGTGCAATCGGGAAAGATTGTGCCAATTTAACCCGAAGCATTTTGGCCGAGAATTCTCCTTATTACGAAGCGGGAGTTAAAATTGGCTATACAACTGATTCTGGAAAATGGTATTTGGCGGCAATGTATTTGAACGGCTGGCAGAGAATTCAGAAAATTGACGGCAATCAAACGCCTGCTTTTGGAACACAGGTTACCTACAAACCATCTGATCGGATTGTTTTGAACTGGAGCACTTATATTGGAAACGAACAGCCAGATATTGACAAAAAATGGCGTTACTTTAATAATTTCTACGGACAGTTTAAAGTGGCCGAAAAGGTAAATTTAACAACTGGATTTGATATTGGTTCGCAGCAATCGGCTAAAGGAAGTGAGAAATACGATGTTTGGTTCGCTCCTGTTCTGATTCTGCAGTACAAACCGACAGACAAAATTCAGCTTGCAGCGCGTGGTGAATATTATAGTGATGAAAAAGGGGTAATTATCGCAACTGAAACTCCAAACGGTTTCAAAACTTACGGATTTTCAGCTAACTTTGATTACTTAATCACTGATAATGTTATGTTTAGAATTGAAGCAAGAAACCTTTCGAGTAAAGATGAAATCTTCACAAGAAATAATCTGCCAACAGATACTAATACATTCGTCACAACTTCGTTGGCGATTTCTTTCTAA
- a CDS encoding K(+)-transporting ATPase subunit C, with protein sequence MKTIFSILKLTAVTLILLAVIYPLAIYGIAQIAPNQGKGETISVNGKVVGYQKIGQKFDKSNYFWGRPSAVDYNAAGSAGSNKGPSNAEYLALVQKRIDTLLLVHPYLKKSDIPADMVTASGSGLDPNVSPQGALIQVKRIAKERKLAEAKVKALVESKINSAVVGPETVNVLELNVALDQLK encoded by the coding sequence ATGAAAACAATATTTTCTATACTAAAACTTACTGCGGTTACTTTAATCTTACTAGCAGTTATTTACCCTCTTGCGATTTACGGAATCGCACAAATTGCTCCTAATCAAGGAAAAGGAGAAACGATTTCGGTTAACGGAAAAGTAGTTGGTTATCAAAAAATTGGTCAGAAGTTCGACAAATCGAATTATTTCTGGGGAAGACCTTCAGCGGTTGATTATAATGCTGCCGGAAGTGCCGGAAGCAACAAAGGCCCAAGCAATGCTGAATATTTGGCTTTGGTTCAAAAAAGAATTGATACGCTTTTACTGGTTCACCCGTACTTGAAAAAATCTGATATTCCTGCTGATATGGTAACGGCTTCAGGAAGTGGTTTAGATCCGAATGTTTCTCCACAAGGCGCTTTGATTCAGGTGAAACGAATTGCCAAGGAAAGAAAATTAGCTGAAGCTAAAGTAAAAGCTTTGGTGGAGTCTAAAATTAATTCGGCTGTTGTTGGTCCTGAAACGGTTAATGTTTTGGAGTTGAATGTGGCTTTGGATCAATTAAAGTAG
- the kdpB gene encoding potassium-transporting ATPase subunit KdpB: MTTTKSTSLFESKQVKEALVQSFVKLNPKMMIKNPVMFTVEIGTAIMFAVCVSILMGASDQGSFIYNFIVFLILFATLLFANFAEAIAEARGKAQADSLRKTREETPARQILPNGEIKNVSSSALKRDDIFICEAGDLIAADGEIIEGLATIDESAITGESAPVIREAGGDKSSVTGGTKVLSDKIKVKVTSEPGESFLDKMIALVEGASRQKTPNEIALTILLAAFTLIFVIVCVTLKPFADYANAPITIAAFIALFVCLIPTTIGGLLSAIGIAGMDRALRANVITKSGKAVETAGDIDVLLLDKTGTITIGNRKATNFYPTKGISFDDFVKSAVLSSLADDTPEGKSILELSEIIDVKSETKASSLQTTSDIAHTIKFTAETRTSGVVLKDGTNIRKGAQDAARNIAEQAGNAFPEDTAQQVITISSNGGTPLVVIKNNEIQGVIELQDIIKTGMKERFERLRRMGIKTVMVTGDNPLTAKFIAEKAGVDDFIAEAKPEDKMNYIRKEQAEGRLVAMMGDGTNDAPALAQANVGVAMNSGTQAAKEAGNMVDLDNDPTKLIEIVEIGKQLLMTRGTLTTFSIANDVAKYFAIVPALFITAIPALQGLNIMHLHSPESAILSAVIFNAIIIPILIPLALKGVEYRPIGASAILKRNLLIYGLGGLIVPFIGIKVIDLVVALFI, translated from the coding sequence ATGACTACTACAAAATCCACATCATTGTTTGAAAGCAAACAGGTAAAAGAAGCCTTAGTGCAGTCTTTTGTGAAGCTGAATCCAAAAATGATGATCAAAAATCCGGTAATGTTTACCGTAGAAATAGGAACTGCCATTATGTTTGCTGTTTGTGTTTCCATATTAATGGGCGCAAGCGATCAGGGAAGTTTTATTTATAATTTCATTGTTTTTCTAATTTTGTTTGCAACACTTTTGTTTGCCAATTTCGCCGAAGCCATTGCCGAAGCCAGAGGAAAAGCGCAAGCCGACAGTTTAAGAAAAACACGCGAAGAAACTCCTGCAAGACAGATTCTGCCAAACGGAGAAATTAAAAATGTAAGTTCTTCGGCATTAAAAAGAGACGATATTTTCATTTGCGAAGCAGGCGATTTAATTGCTGCTGACGGAGAAATTATCGAAGGTCTGGCAACAATTGACGAAAGTGCCATTACCGGAGAAAGCGCTCCTGTGATTCGTGAAGCTGGCGGAGACAAATCTTCCGTTACAGGAGGGACAAAAGTATTATCTGATAAAATAAAAGTAAAGGTAACTTCTGAGCCTGGCGAAAGTTTCTTAGACAAAATGATTGCTTTGGTTGAAGGTGCAAGCCGTCAGAAAACACCAAACGAAATTGCTCTGACTATTTTGTTGGCTGCTTTTACTTTAATCTTCGTAATTGTGTGCGTTACGCTAAAACCATTTGCCGACTATGCCAACGCTCCTATTACAATTGCCGCTTTTATTGCGTTATTCGTTTGTTTGATTCCAACCACAATTGGAGGTTTGCTTTCTGCAATTGGTATTGCGGGAATGGACAGAGCGTTGCGTGCCAACGTGATTACAAAATCGGGGAAAGCGGTCGAAACTGCTGGAGATATTGACGTTTTACTTTTGGACAAAACGGGTACCATCACCATTGGAAATAGAAAAGCAACCAATTTTTATCCGACAAAAGGAATTTCTTTTGATGATTTTGTAAAATCGGCTGTTTTAAGTTCACTTGCAGATGATACTCCGGAAGGAAAAAGTATTCTCGAGTTGAGTGAAATAATAGATGTAAAAAGTGAGACGAAAGCCAGCTCTTTACAAACTACTTCTGACATCGCACACACCATCAAATTTACTGCTGAAACCAGAACTTCCGGAGTCGTATTAAAAGACGGAACTAACATTCGAAAAGGTGCACAAGATGCTGCAAGAAATATTGCAGAACAAGCCGGAAATGCTTTTCCTGAGGATACTGCTCAACAAGTCATCACGATTTCATCGAACGGAGGAACTCCTTTAGTAGTCATTAAAAACAATGAAATTCAAGGTGTAATCGAATTGCAAGATATCATCAAAACCGGAATGAAAGAACGTTTTGAGCGCTTGCGCAGAATGGGAATCAAAACGGTAATGGTTACAGGAGATAATCCGCTTACAGCTAAATTTATCGCTGAAAAAGCAGGTGTTGATGATTTTATTGCCGAAGCTAAGCCTGAGGATAAAATGAATTACATCAGAAAAGAACAGGCCGAAGGACGTTTGGTTGCCATGATGGGCGACGGAACAAATGACGCTCCTGCCCTTGCGCAAGCGAATGTTGGTGTTGCGATGAACAGCGGAACTCAAGCGGCGAAAGAAGCAGGAAACATGGTCGATCTTGATAATGACCCAACGAAACTAATCGAGATTGTCGAAATTGGAAAACAGCTTTTAATGACCCGCGGAACTTTGACGACTTTTTCAATTGCCAATGACGTTGCTAAATACTTTGCAATTGTTCCTGCGCTTTTTATTACTGCGATTCCAGCGTTGCAAGGTTTGAATATTATGCATTTGCACAGTCCTGAAAGTGCCATTTTATCGGCTGTAATTTTCAATGCGATTATCATTCCGATTTTGATTCCGCTTGCGCTGAAAGGAGTGGAATACCGCCCGATTGGAGCGAGCGCCATTTTAAAACGCAATCTTTTGATTTATGGCTTGGGCGGGCTGATTGTTCCTTTTATTGGAATTAAAGTAATTGATTTAGTTGTCGCACTTTTCATATAA